The sequence ACACTGGATCTTGAACTGACCTTTATCCATTCGTATTTTCACCTGCTCCGAACCCGGTTTGGCAACAATGTGAGTCTGGAAGTATCTATCGATGAGGCTTATAATAAGGCCTGGCTTCCACCGCTAACCTTGCAGTTACTGGTTGAAAATGCAGTAAAGCATAACGTTGTTCTGCCCGAAGCACCACTCCTTATTCGTATCCGTACGACCGATCAGAAACAACTGATTGTCGAAAATACGTTGCAACGGAAACCATTGCGGGTCGAATCGAATGGCGTGGGTTTGTCGAACATATCCATTAAATATCAGCTTCTGAATCAGCCAGATCCCATGATTGAAGAACAGGATGGCTGGTTTCGGGTTACTTTACCTTTACTCGTACCACAGACGATGCTGCTGAAACAACAAGCCTGAAATGATAGATGGGTAACTGGCAGGATTTGCTCGCCAGTTACCCATCTATCTCAAACTAGTGCCCGGCTCATTTAAACCTTATGAGTGTGTTTGAGTTAGTGGATGATCCATTTTAGCGTGCGCCGACTATGAACCACCCAATTGAAGCCTTCACTGGTGTGGGGAGGGCGTCCATGGTCTTTGGCTAACCGACGATACTTGCCCAACAAGGCAAAGATAGGTTCCAACACCCAGCGTTTGGCCGTTAAGAGCGACTCGTTGGCTTTGGCAATCGGATGAGCCGGCACCCGTACTTGTTGGCCTGTGTGGGTGGCAATCCGGGCAAAGTGTCTGCTCAAGCTGGCAACGGCATAGATGGTCTTCACGCGCTCTAGCAGCGGTTGCTTTACCAGGGCTGATGGCCAATAGCATGCCGCCCTGGTGCACTCATGGTGGTTGGCGGCCACAATAGGTTCCCCAACTCATCAACAGCAATCAGCCGCTGACGGCCTCTGATTCGCTTGTAGCCATCATAGCCTACCTGTTGGCCAGTCGTTTCGGTTGAGCGCACACGTTGCGCATCGATTATCACCTGGGTGGGCAGGGGGCCACCCTTGGGCCACTCGATGTACCAGAGGCAGTTTGGTGACGATCCCTTCAAGCGTACCATCCGCCACCCACTTATAAAAATACCAGTAGACGTTCCGCCAGGGGGAAAAGCCCTGGGGTAAATCACACCAAGTGGCGGCATTTTTAGTCAGTTAGAGCACGGCTTCCACGATTAGTTTGATGGGCCATTTCCATTTACTTTGCCGTTGGACTTGAATTAGGGGTTGGATAACTTGCCACTGCAAAGGGCCTAAGTCAATCGAATAGGAGTTTTGCACACCTTCTTGACGAGTGGCCCCCTTCGTTTAGTTCAAAATAGGCTTACTCAAACACACTCGGTAGGTTTTAAAAACCTTATAGGTCTGGTTTGGGGTTCGATTTTCCCATTTCCCGCAACATCCGATACGACAAAATCCCCAGCATCACCAACACCAGCCCTAATGCAGGCCAGATGATCCGACGATCACTGAAAAGAGACGTAGTTTCGGTCTTGCTGGAGCTGATAGAACGAACAATTCCGACCTGAACGATTGGCGAATTGGCCGGAAGATTATTTTTGAAATAGGCCAGATCGTAAGCTGGAGCGGCACTATTCTTGGCACCGAAACGGAGTAGATAGGCTGAGTCAGCCGTCAGGTTCGCCAACAAAAATGTGGCATACTGATACGCCCGAACATCGCTGACAACCAGCGGTTGATTGTCGTCATTCGTGATGATGACATATAAATCCTTTGCTTTCAGGCCCGGCAGGTAGATCACACTGCTATCTGCTGAGCTTAGTTCGACCGTGCGTACAATGTCAAACCACTGTTCTAGGCGGCCCCGTTTCTTTTTCCGGGTACGAAATTGACCAACAGCGGCCTGCCGTCTAAATGGTGCAGACGCTTTGAAACGGATACTAAGTTTATCGAAGCGGGCATTACGGGTTCGGCTAAGGTGAATGTAGGTTTGTTTATCACTACTGTCTCTCTGCGAAATCGTGACATCAGGAATCAGCGAAAAATCGCCTGCTTTGGCCGCTGTCAGATAGTAGCCAATTCGTAAAATATTTAATGGGGTACTTAACGAGTCATTGATGTCGAGCCGGTAATACTCGTAATCACTTAGGGGAAAGTCCAGTCGTTTCGTTTCGGTTGTACTAGCGTTAGTCTGGGTGGGTTCCAGCCACAAATTATCATCAATTGCATACCAGTTTTGAGCGTCTGAACTGCCACTAAGTCTGGCCTTTTTACCCACGTTTGTATTTTTAATAAGAAGGCCGAGTGAATTAATCCGATTTTTAGCCCGATTTCGTAGAATCACTGTCGTGGCCACATGCGGTAACGCGTTTCGACTCACGACTTCATAGTCGATAAATTGGGCAATCCGACCCGGTTGCTCACGAATCAATACATAGGGAATCTCATGCTTTTGATGGTCATAAAGCCGGATGTCAGTCAGCCCCATATTGAGCTGCCCAACAACATCGGGTGGTAACTGAATACGATGATAGCCCGATTGTTGAACCGCTTCGACAGGAGCCTCCAGACGAAACGATTGCGCCTGGCTTGTTATCGTTATGAAGAGGCTGGCTATGGTTAGATAAATGAAGTGGGTCATTGTTCAGCCGTCGGTGGTGTCGTATCGTTGGCTAGTATTAACTGCTTGATTCGCTGGTACATAAACGATATGATGAGCAATAATGCACCTAATGAGATAAAGGCGGCAATGCGTCCTCCTTCGGAAATGCCCTGAAGATCATAAAAGAATAACTTCAGTAGGGTCAGTGCAAATAAGCTAAGCGACATAATCCGGAATGCACGGTTTCGGCGGGTGAGGCCCAGATACATGAAGGCAAAGGCGCACAGCCCCCAAATAATCGGCAGTCCTACCTTATTGGTTTGCACGAGCAGAGCGTAATAGCGATCATCGATAACAATTTTTTGAGACGGCTGGCGGGCAATATCGGCTGCCGAAAAGTTGAAGAAAATAACATGAGCAGCCAATTCATAACTCGCGATATAAACCACGACAAATCCTAGAAGCCAGGGCCAGATTTTAGTAATTAGTGGTGGTATAGGCTCCAGAAGCGACTTGACCTGGCTTCCCAAAACCAGAATGCCAACGACCGCAGCCAGACTGAGATAATGGAGCGGATAGCCAATTAAGCTCGGTTCATCTCCTCGATAATACGTACCTAATAGCTCAAGAACGGCAGGGCTGAATAGCGTTATGAACAGGATCAGGCCAAGCAGTCCAATTACCGACGTTTGTAGGAGCCAGCTACGAACCTGATAGCGTCGGGCTATCAGCAAGAGTACAAAGGCAAACGAAAGATGATATGTACCCAGCAAAATCGTACGGTTGGGACCGAAACCAAATGCCGTTATGAGCTGATAATTTACTTCGAACGCACCACTTAAATAAATTGTCAAAAGCGTGAGGTATCGTATGATCCGGGTATAAGCTGGTACGCTCAACTGACCCATCCATAACTGAAAAGGCGATGTCTGATTCCGAAGCAGCCGATTGGTTAATAGGAGGCCGATGATAGCAATACTGCTGGTAATGAATGCTTTATTGAGTATAATGGGCAGGGGAGGAGTAGACGCTACACCGTAAAGATTCGCCCAGTCCATGGTCAGGCTGATCAGCATTAAACCCATGACAACGATAGCTCCTGTCGCGATTAATGTAATTCCGGAACGCTGAGCCAGCCATAATAACAATACAGCCTCCAGCGCCCAGAACATAGTGATAAAATTGCCATCCAGTTGCACGGGTATTGTCAGGCTGGCGAATGTAATTATAAGCCCGATAAGCAGGTAAATGAGGGTACGATCAACGAATTCACGTCGGTATAAAAGCAAGGCAATGCCCGCGTTTATAACCGCCAGGCCCGCTGTAAATAGCCCCTGGTAGGCACCCTGATTAATAGAGCTTAAAATGAACATCCCGGCCGCGTAGTAGAACGCCGTATTGCTCATAAGCAGGCTGATTTCTACCGCCGAGAATTTCTTACGTTCCTTCAGGTTATAAATCAGATTCATCGCCATAAACACCAGATAAAATAACGTGGCGAAGATCAGGGCTCCCACATAAGGAGCATTCTTTACGCCATTGACTTCACCACTAAGCCACAGACTATAAAGAAGCACGGTGAAACCATAAGCCACAAAATGGACGATATTCCACTTTTTGAAATAGGCTAACACCAGCATCCCACAATCTAAAACAAGTAGGTAGGTGAATAAAACGATGTAATTTCCCTGGCCCGAACTAGCCATAAAGGGGGTGGCAAATCCACCAATGAGCGACATGACGGCCAAAGCAGGACGATTGTAGGCAATGGCCAATAGGACCGAAAATCCAGTAATGACGACCATCAGCACGAAAGCCACTGTCTGGCTAAAAATCTTATAGTCCGAAAAGGCGATGGCAATGGTAAAATAAAGCACCGATAAGCCACCCGCGACCAGCACGGAACTAAAGGCTACAAACGAATTGCGCATACGGTGTGCTACTCCCAACAAAAGTCCGCCAGCCAGAATGCCGATGAAGACCCGGCCAATTTCGTTGATCCACTGTTGATCGATGGCGAATTTGACAAAGTATCCGATCCCCGCAACCAGAATTGCAATACCAATCTTGTTGATTAGGTTTTCGCCGATGAATTTTTCCAGATCGGGATTTTCAGCGAGAAAACGCTGGAAAAATGAAGGCGTTGGCTCCGCTGGAATAATGGGTTGAGGAATGGGCCGAAGAGAGGGTATTTCTGATGTTGGCTCGGGTCTGATGTCAGGTACAGTTGCCAGAGGCAACACAAGCTCGGGTTCCGTTACAACTACCGGTGGCACTTCTATGGGAGGAATTGCCACGACAGGTGGCTTCTCGACGGTGCGTTCGGTTGTTAGTTCGGGAGTTGGAGCAGGACCGGCATTGTTGACGATTTCATTCCTGAATTTAAGTAGGTCATTCCGTAGGTTAGTCAGATCGGTATGCTGGTTTTCGAGCAATTGTTTGACGGCACTAAACCGACTGTTGGCGACAATGACCAACACAATTAAAACAAAGAGTAAAAAGGCTTCCATTTTAAGGTAAAAGGCAGATTTAGAGTGGTGTTA comes from Spirosoma aureum and encodes:
- a CDS encoding DUF2339 domain-containing protein, which produces MEAFLLFVLIVLVIVANSRFSAVKQLLENQHTDLTNLRNDLLKFRNEIVNNAGPAPTPELTTERTVEKPPVVAIPPIEVPPVVVTEPELVLPLATVPDIRPEPTSEIPSLRPIPQPIIPAEPTPSFFQRFLAENPDLEKFIGENLINKIGIAILVAGIGYFVKFAIDQQWINEIGRVFIGILAGGLLLGVAHRMRNSFVAFSSVLVAGGLSVLYFTIAIAFSDYKIFSQTVAFVLMVVITGFSVLLAIAYNRPALAVMSLIGGFATPFMASSGQGNYIVLFTYLLVLDCGMLVLAYFKKWNIVHFVAYGFTVLLYSLWLSGEVNGVKNAPYVGALIFATLFYLVFMAMNLIYNLKERKKFSAVEISLLMSNTAFYYAAGMFILSSINQGAYQGLFTAGLAVINAGIALLLYRREFVDRTLIYLLIGLIITFASLTIPVQLDGNFITMFWALEAVLLLWLAQRSGITLIATGAIVVMGLMLISLTMDWANLYGVASTPPLPIILNKAFITSSIAIIGLLLTNRLLRNQTSPFQLWMGQLSVPAYTRIIRYLTLLTIYLSGAFEVNYQLITAFGFGPNRTILLGTYHLSFAFVLLLIARRYQVRSWLLQTSVIGLLGLILFITLFSPAVLELLGTYYRGDEPSLIGYPLHYLSLAAVVGILVLGSQVKSLLEPIPPLITKIWPWLLGFVVVYIASYELAAHVIFFNFSAADIARQPSQKIVIDDRYYALLVQTNKVGLPIIWGLCAFAFMYLGLTRRNRAFRIMSLSLFALTLLKLFFYDLQGISEGGRIAAFISLGALLLIISFMYQRIKQLILANDTTPPTAEQ